One part of the Mangrovibacillus cuniculi genome encodes these proteins:
- a CDS encoding cob(I)yrinic acid a,c-diamide adenosyltransferase produces MKIYTKTGDKGQTSLIYGSRVAKNDLRVEAYGTCDEANSVIGVSLSFLDAVTFEGKEAFVESLQRVQTELFHVGAELATPQDKKVTWELKDQHISMLETELDKWEEALPPLRQFILPSGHPTGAQLHVARTIVRRAERIAVGIDGVNPLVLSYLNRLSDYLFVAARYVNLQLQKPETPLQIK; encoded by the coding sequence ATGAAAATATATACAAAAACAGGTGACAAGGGGCAAACGTCTCTAATCTATGGTTCGCGCGTTGCAAAAAATGATCTTCGAGTGGAGGCGTATGGAACGTGTGATGAAGCAAACTCCGTAATTGGTGTAAGTCTTAGTTTTCTAGATGCTGTGACATTTGAAGGGAAAGAGGCATTCGTGGAGTCTTTGCAAAGAGTACAAACCGAATTGTTCCACGTTGGAGCTGAGCTTGCTACACCCCAAGATAAAAAAGTAACATGGGAACTAAAGGATCAGCACATTAGTATGTTGGAGACGGAGTTAGACAAGTGGGAAGAAGCACTACCTCCGCTTAGACAATTTATTCTACCTTCTGGACATCCAACAGGTGCTCAACTTCACGTTGCTCGTACGATTGTTAGAAGAGCAGAAAGAATAGCGGTTGGAATCGATGGAGTAAATCCATTAGTACTATCTTACCTAAACCGATTATCCGATTACTTATTTGTTGCAGCCAGGTATGTAAATCTACAACTTCAGAAACCAGAGACGCCTTTGCAGATAAAATGA
- the perR gene encoding peroxide-responsive transcriptional repressor PerR, producing MVSHEHLREALDTLKSTGVRITPQRHAILEYMIGAMSHPTADDIYKALEGKFPNMSVATVYNNLRVFKEVGLVKELTYGDASSRFDFVTTDHYHVICEDCGKMVDFSYPGLDEVEQLAAHVTGFTISHHRMEIYGSCPECSNKKKH from the coding sequence ATGGTGTCCCATGAACACTTACGTGAAGCACTAGATACTTTAAAAAGCACGGGCGTCCGGATTACACCACAGCGCCATGCAATACTTGAATACATGATTGGAGCAATGTCTCATCCAACTGCAGATGATATCTATAAAGCGTTAGAGGGAAAATTCCCTAATATGAGCGTAGCTACAGTCTACAACAACTTACGAGTTTTTAAAGAGGTTGGGCTGGTAAAAGAATTAACATATGGAGATGCTTCCAGTCGTTTTGACTTTGTTACAACAGATCATTATCATGTCATTTGCGAGGACTGCGGTAAGATGGTAGATTTTTCTTACCCTGGACTAGATGAAGTTGAACAACTAGCTGCACATGTCACTGGATTTACCATTAGTCATCATAGAATGGAAATCTACGGATCGTGTCCAGAGTGTTCTAATAAAAAGAAACATTAA
- a CDS encoding YgzB family protein codes for MAKYSNKINKIRTFALSLVFIGFIIMYGGIFFKSYPIVMTIFMLLGLLSIIFSTVVYFWIGMLSTRAVQVVCPNCNKLTKVLGRVDMCMYCNEPLTLDPSLEGKDFDESYNSKKTIQQ; via the coding sequence ATGGCTAAGTACTCGAATAAAATTAATAAGATTAGAACATTTGCCTTAAGCTTAGTATTTATTGGCTTCATCATTATGTATGGAGGTATTTTCTTTAAATCATACCCCATCGTTATGACAATCTTTATGTTGCTTGGTTTATTATCTATTATTTTCAGCACTGTCGTATACTTTTGGATTGGAATGCTTTCCACAAGAGCAGTACAAGTAGTTTGTCCAAATTGTAACAAACTAACGAAAGTACTAGGACGTGTAGATATGTGTATGTATTGCAATGAACCACTAACGTTAGATCCTTCATTAGAAGGAAAAGATTTTGATGAATCATATAATTCAAAGAAAACAATTCAACAATAG
- a CDS encoding nucleotidyltransferase-like protein produces the protein MEAKLRPIYQERASHPNTLGIVLIEKKDIVSPVTDTFDVILFVILKQAEEDVFIKHYSFDEKKAALHLVTEKQVLEWLLLGSNRKIIDWLMNGKIVFDRNEYIEKLKTELNEFPFHGRKLKMGIEFARLIRRYRDGKSFFESHQYLDAYNHIVHSLHHLARLAVIDHGFHPEVTVWNQVKKIEPEIYKLYEELVMSEETMEKRLELLFLASELLILQKVEQGSAHLFGVLEEKDSWSIQELLKHEEVKSYGIDLTGMLEFLIEKHQVHIQLEETKGVGIYHRYYAKKNF, from the coding sequence ATGGAAGCAAAACTAAGACCGATCTACCAAGAGCGAGCTAGCCATCCAAACACATTAGGAATTGTCCTTATAGAGAAAAAAGATATAGTAAGCCCAGTTACAGATACGTTTGATGTAATTCTTTTTGTCATATTAAAACAAGCGGAAGAAGATGTATTCATTAAACATTATTCTTTTGATGAGAAAAAAGCAGCTCTTCACTTAGTGACGGAAAAACAAGTGTTAGAGTGGCTATTACTAGGAAGTAATCGAAAAATCATTGACTGGTTAATGAACGGGAAAATTGTGTTTGATAGGAATGAATATATTGAGAAGTTAAAAACTGAATTAAACGAGTTTCCTTTCCACGGTAGAAAGTTAAAAATGGGCATTGAGTTTGCTCGCTTGATTAGAAGGTATCGTGACGGGAAGTCCTTTTTTGAAAGTCATCAATATTTAGATGCTTACAATCACATTGTTCATTCTCTTCACCATTTGGCAAGATTAGCTGTCATTGACCATGGTTTTCATCCGGAAGTTACAGTCTGGAATCAAGTGAAAAAAATTGAACCAGAAATTTATAAATTATATGAAGAATTAGTTATGAGTGAAGAGACGATGGAGAAAAGATTAGAGCTGTTGTTCTTGGCTAGTGAACTACTTATACTTCAAAAAGTAGAGCAAGGGTCTGCTCATTTATTCGGTGTATTAGAAGAAAAAGATTCGTGGTCTATTCAGGAATTGTTAAAACATGAAGAAGTAAAGAGTTACGGAATAGATCTAACTGGTATGCTCGAATTCTTAATTGAAAAGCACCAAGTTCATATTCAATTAGAAGAAACAAAAGGGGTAGGAATCTATCACCGCTACTATGCGAAAAAAAACTTTTGA
- a CDS encoding carbohydrate ABC transporter permease, with translation MEPKLSPQDISVKSSVKLASKKKAKWKSVLTYAAFVGPAILFFTIVQLVPFFMGLYYSFTSWNGVSSTAEWVGFANYLKIFTNDKDFLNSFLFTTKFMLAAVVISNLIGFSLALLLNAALKSKNILRTVYFIPNVIGGLLLGFIWQFIFVKGFAAVGAATDIAFFKLPWLGDETTAFWGIVIVFAWQISGYMMVIYIAALQGVDPSLLEAAKIDGASSWMMLRKIIIPLILPAFTICFFLTISMAFKIFDLNLSLTGGGPFNSTQSVAINIYNEAFQYNRYGLGTAKSFIFFLIVAVFTTLQVVLTKRKEVQA, from the coding sequence TTGGAGCCAAAACTTTCTCCACAAGACATTTCTGTAAAATCTTCCGTAAAGCTCGCATCAAAGAAAAAGGCTAAATGGAAAAGTGTCTTAACGTATGCAGCATTCGTAGGACCAGCAATACTTTTTTTCACCATTGTTCAATTAGTTCCATTCTTCATGGGGTTATATTATTCTTTTACATCATGGAACGGAGTTAGTTCTACAGCTGAGTGGGTAGGGTTTGCTAACTATCTCAAGATCTTCACTAATGATAAAGACTTCCTGAACTCATTTTTATTTACAACGAAATTTATGTTAGCAGCAGTAGTCATTAGTAATCTCATTGGCTTTAGTCTTGCGTTACTTCTTAATGCAGCATTAAAGTCGAAGAACATATTAAGAACAGTCTACTTTATTCCAAACGTTATTGGTGGATTACTATTAGGATTCATCTGGCAGTTCATCTTTGTTAAAGGATTTGCTGCGGTTGGTGCTGCGACAGACATTGCATTCTTCAAATTACCATGGTTAGGCGACGAAACAACCGCTTTTTGGGGTATTGTCATCGTATTTGCTTGGCAGATTAGTGGATACATGATGGTCATCTACATTGCAGCTTTACAAGGAGTAGATCCATCTTTACTGGAAGCGGCAAAAATTGATGGGGCTTCTAGTTGGATGATGTTACGTAAAATTATCATCCCATTAATACTACCTGCATTTACTATCTGTTTCTTCTTAACCATCTCAATGGCATTTAAAATCTTTGATTTGAACTTATCGTTAACTGGTGGAGGTCCGTTTAATTCAACACAATCGGTTGCTATCAATATTTATAACGAAGCGTTCCAATATAATCGATACGGTTTAGGTACAGCAAAATCGTTTATTTTCTTCCTTATCGTAGCAGTATTTACAACGCTTCAAGTAGTGTTAACGAAGCGTAAGGAGGTTCAGGCATAA
- a CDS encoding carbohydrate ABC transporter permease: MRNKYTIGTLGLEVVGIVVGLIFLIPFYFVLINSVKSFSEILLNAAALPKEVLFANYMKVWEVINFPRAFWNSLTITVFSNIGLVVISSMAAWKMVRTPGKFSKILFIIFVSAMVIPFQTVMIPLMKVGGTLGIMNSIPGLVFMYFGFGVPLSLFLYHGFVKTVPIEIEESARIDGCSSFGVFWRIVFPLLKPITVTVIILNTLWIWNDFLLPLLVLQDPNLKTIPLATSSFFAQYTKQWDMGLAALMMGITPVIIFFLFLQKHIIKGIAAGSIK, from the coding sequence ATGAGAAATAAATATACTATCGGAACACTTGGATTAGAGGTAGTAGGGATTGTTGTTGGATTAATCTTTTTAATTCCGTTCTATTTTGTATTGATTAATTCTGTAAAATCATTTTCGGAAATTCTCCTAAATGCTGCAGCACTTCCTAAAGAGGTTCTGTTCGCTAACTATATGAAAGTATGGGAAGTTATCAACTTTCCACGTGCATTCTGGAATTCGTTAACCATTACTGTTTTCAGTAATATTGGTTTAGTTGTAATTAGTTCCATGGCGGCATGGAAGATGGTAAGAACGCCAGGGAAGTTTAGTAAAATTCTATTTATCATATTTGTTTCCGCAATGGTAATCCCATTCCAAACGGTAATGATCCCTTTAATGAAAGTGGGAGGAACGCTTGGAATTATGAATAGTATTCCTGGATTAGTATTTATGTACTTTGGCTTTGGGGTCCCACTTTCTCTATTTTTATATCATGGTTTTGTAAAGACTGTACCAATAGAAATTGAGGAATCTGCCAGGATAGATGGTTGTAGCTCTTTTGGGGTGTTCTGGCGTATTGTATTTCCGTTATTAAAGCCAATTACTGTAACAGTAATTATTTTAAATACGCTATGGATTTGGAATGACTTCTTACTACCATTACTAGTTTTACAAGATCCAAACTTAAAGACAATCCCACTTGCAACAAGCTCCTTCTTTGCCCAATACACAAAGCAATGGGATATGGGCTTAGCAGCTCTGATGATGGGTATTACACCAGTAATCATATTCTTCTTGTTTTTACAAAAACATATTATTAAAGGAATTGCTGCTGGTTCTATCAAATAG
- a CDS encoding ABC transporter substrate-binding protein yields MKKAWLMCLSFLLVLGILAGCTSEGTTSEPGDGTTDGEVVTLNLFQFKVEIADQLAEMIKEFEAEHPNIKVKLETVGGGADYGAALKAKFASGEEPDIFNNGGFKELELWQEKLADLSEEAWVEHVLPIGKVPMTGTDGKLYGMPVNLEGYGFAYNKDLFEQAGITEAPKTVDDLKAAAQKLKDAGITPFAAGYGEWWVIGQHLLNIPFAQQDDPVAFIEGLYAGTESIVGNEHFEAFKEVLDTELGFANDNPITTDYNTQVTLFASGQAAMLQQGNWTENMIYEINPDMSMGFLPIAMTNDASADRLPVGVPNNWVVNKNSENLEEAKLFLDWMVSSETGKRFVTEEFKFIPAFDNIEPNGLGDLGLSILDYSKEDKTIPWTWFRWPDGANQEFAAAIQEYAAGKIDYPTLLEKFQQSWDKLK; encoded by the coding sequence ATGAAAAAAGCTTGGCTAATGTGTTTGTCTTTCTTACTTGTACTAGGCATTCTTGCTGGTTGTACATCGGAAGGAACAACAAGTGAACCTGGTGACGGAACAACAGACGGGGAAGTTGTAACGTTAAACCTGTTCCAATTTAAAGTAGAAATTGCAGATCAACTTGCAGAAATGATTAAGGAGTTTGAAGCAGAACATCCAAACATTAAAGTGAAGTTGGAGACAGTCGGTGGGGGTGCTGACTACGGTGCTGCTTTAAAAGCAAAATTTGCTTCTGGTGAAGAGCCGGATATCTTCAACAACGGTGGATTCAAAGAATTAGAGCTTTGGCAAGAAAAGTTAGCTGACTTATCAGAAGAGGCGTGGGTAGAGCACGTTTTACCAATCGGTAAAGTACCAATGACAGGAACAGACGGTAAACTTTACGGTATGCCAGTTAACTTAGAAGGTTATGGATTTGCATACAACAAAGATCTCTTTGAGCAAGCTGGTATCACAGAAGCTCCAAAAACAGTGGATGACTTAAAAGCTGCTGCACAAAAGTTAAAAGATGCAGGCATTACTCCTTTCGCAGCTGGATACGGCGAGTGGTGGGTAATCGGACAACATTTACTTAACATTCCTTTTGCTCAACAAGATGATCCTGTAGCATTTATTGAAGGATTATATGCTGGTACAGAATCAATCGTTGGAAACGAGCATTTTGAAGCATTTAAAGAAGTACTAGATACTGAGCTTGGATTTGCGAACGACAATCCAATCACAACAGATTACAACACACAAGTAACATTATTTGCTTCTGGTCAAGCAGCAATGCTGCAACAAGGTAACTGGACAGAAAACATGATCTATGAAATCAACCCAGACATGAGCATGGGCTTCCTTCCAATCGCAATGACAAACGATGCTAGTGCAGACCGTCTTCCAGTTGGAGTACCTAACAACTGGGTAGTAAACAAAAACTCTGAAAATCTAGAAGAAGCAAAGCTATTCTTAGATTGGATGGTATCTTCTGAAACAGGTAAACGTTTTGTGACAGAAGAATTTAAGTTTATCCCTGCGTTTGATAACATCGAGCCAAATGGATTAGGTGACTTAGGTCTATCTATTCTAGATTATTCTAAAGAAGACAAGACAATCCCTTGGACTTGGTTTAGATGGCCAGATGGTGCGAACCAAGAATTCGCTGCGGCAATTCAAGAATATGCTGCTGGTAAAATCGACTATCCAACATTACTGGAGAAATTCCAACAATCTTGGGATAAGTTGAAGTAA
- a CDS encoding cache domain-containing sensor histidine kinase, with protein MIRKSIRNKLILLLLLATIIPYGSSILITYYYTKSSLEDQLIEESSNLLFQGRTNLENYLQDLSDLTLSVYNYPDFLNYIRSSSNDQQINIGGVRNIVQAILNTEDTIDGVYLTFASDQRVVQATKHSTVVFTNKNHDRVQNSFNRAQLDPHNIYIEPTNVYPAYFRPGSSDLLFHRVLRNVPSDRVLAYMTLQISRERIEELSMNLYQSDSEDLFLVTRDGEVVYSSNPEEEKQEWTKNILSQEEPFGAIEWKDESFDGVMLYSKLSAKTGGWYLIKRVPYDNLYESAYSVIKINILFGILGLSLVILATLFISFKITSPIRVLLQTIEQVENGNLRVKLPSFGSDEIGLLSRRFQQMMERVNKLIIREYKLELENKNNQLKVLQSQINPHFLFNALQSIGTIALKNKVPQIYSLITHLSNIMRYSMNVGEDLVPLHKEVKYTEAFMELQKERFGDHLHYEVKIEDSIRNTLVPKMIIQPHVENFFKHGFSLRENNGEIRIVCIESNGYLHMIVRDNGIGVKKERLEEIQKILQEKKKTSSDQHIGLKNVYARLTLYYGLDAQVYLRNLEPSGFEVTMTIPLEKSGE; from the coding sequence TTGATCCGCAAAAGTATAAGAAACAAACTTATTCTGCTCTTGTTATTAGCAACCATCATTCCGTATGGTAGCTCTATCTTAATTACTTACTACTATACAAAAAGCTCTTTAGAGGACCAGTTAATTGAAGAAAGTAGTAACTTACTTTTTCAAGGAAGAACTAATTTAGAGAACTACCTTCAAGATTTAAGTGATCTTACACTTTCTGTTTACAACTATCCTGATTTTTTGAACTACATTCGCTCTTCTTCCAACGACCAACAAATAAATATTGGAGGAGTTCGAAATATCGTTCAAGCTATTTTAAATACGGAAGACACCATAGATGGCGTTTACCTAACATTTGCTAGTGATCAACGTGTGGTGCAGGCGACAAAGCATTCCACAGTAGTTTTCACTAACAAGAATCATGATCGGGTTCAAAACTCTTTTAACCGAGCACAATTGGATCCACATAATATTTACATAGAACCAACAAACGTGTACCCTGCATATTTTCGACCAGGATCTTCGGATTTATTATTTCACAGAGTGTTACGTAACGTGCCTTCTGATAGAGTTCTAGCATATATGACCTTACAAATCTCTCGCGAAAGAATAGAAGAGCTAAGTATGAATCTATATCAAAGTGATTCGGAAGATCTCTTTCTAGTCACAAGAGATGGAGAGGTTGTGTACAGTTCCAATCCAGAAGAGGAGAAGCAAGAATGGACGAAAAACATCTTATCGCAAGAAGAACCGTTTGGAGCGATAGAATGGAAGGATGAATCGTTTGATGGTGTGATGCTTTACTCGAAACTTTCTGCGAAAACAGGAGGCTGGTACTTAATTAAACGAGTACCTTATGATAACTTGTACGAAAGCGCTTACAGCGTTATCAAGATTAATATCTTATTTGGAATCTTAGGCTTATCGCTAGTCATATTAGCAACGTTATTTATTTCATTTAAAATTACTTCTCCAATTAGAGTGCTTTTACAAACGATTGAGCAAGTGGAAAACGGTAATTTACGAGTAAAGCTCCCATCCTTTGGTTCGGATGAAATTGGCCTATTAAGCCGAAGATTTCAACAAATGATGGAACGAGTAAACAAACTGATTATAAGAGAATACAAGTTAGAGCTTGAAAATAAGAATAATCAGCTAAAAGTACTGCAATCACAAATTAATCCACATTTTCTCTTTAATGCCCTGCAATCCATTGGAACCATTGCTTTAAAAAACAAAGTACCACAAATCTATTCCTTAATTACACACCTATCTAATATCATGCGCTACAGCATGAACGTGGGGGAAGACCTCGTACCTTTGCACAAAGAAGTGAAATACACCGAAGCATTCATGGAATTACAAAAAGAACGTTTTGGGGATCACCTTCATTACGAGGTAAAAATTGAGGATTCAATTAGAAACACACTGGTACCAAAAATGATTATCCAACCACATGTGGAAAACTTCTTTAAGCATGGCTTTTCCTTAAGGGAGAACAATGGGGAAATTCGTATTGTTTGCATAGAGAGTAATGGTTATTTGCACATGATTGTTCGAGATAACGGAATTGGTGTTAAAAAGGAAAGATTAGAAGAGATACAGAAAATCCTTCAAGAAAAAAAGAAAACAAGTTCAGACCAGCATATTGGATTAAAAAATGTTTATGCACGGCTAACGTTGTATTACGGTCTAGATGCACAAGTATATCTTCGTAACCTTGAGCCATCAGGTTTTGAAGTAACCATGACCATTCCATTAGAAAAGAGTGGTGAATAA
- a CDS encoding response regulator transcription factor, translating to MKAIIIDDEKHVREGLLLLGEWEENGIHSILEAENGEEGIQLIQQQKPDLIFTDMQMPIKDGISVLEWLHSSAYHGKTIVVSGYDDYHYMRTAINYQSFDYILKPIDPALLNETLRKAVELLRENEPPPNVVDSEITKYVEEHFREEINLQDIANTFFMSREHISRKFKQEHNLTITEYITKKRLEESKKLLKKPQLKIYEVAYQVGYQNDKYFSKVFKKYYGITPNDYREGLEKG from the coding sequence GTGAAGGCAATCATTATTGATGATGAAAAACACGTTCGAGAAGGACTACTATTGCTAGGCGAATGGGAAGAAAACGGCATTCATTCTATTTTAGAAGCAGAAAATGGAGAAGAAGGGATTCAGCTTATCCAACAGCAAAAACCTGATTTGATTTTTACCGATATGCAAATGCCTATTAAAGATGGTATCTCTGTTCTAGAGTGGCTACATTCGTCCGCTTACCATGGAAAAACAATCGTAGTGTCTGGTTATGACGATTATCACTATATGAGAACGGCGATTAATTATCAAAGTTTTGATTACATTTTAAAACCAATTGATCCTGCTTTACTAAATGAAACGTTAAGAAAAGCTGTGGAACTTTTAAGGGAAAATGAACCACCACCCAATGTAGTTGATTCTGAGATTACGAAATACGTAGAGGAACATTTCCGTGAAGAAATTAACTTACAAGACATAGCTAATACCTTCTTCATGAGTCGTGAACACATTTCTCGTAAATTTAAGCAAGAACACAATTTAACCATTACGGAATATATCACGAAAAAAAGATTAGAAGAATCAAAGAAACTGTTAAAGAAACCACAACTAAAAATTTATGAGGTTGCGTATCAAGTAGGTTATCAGAATGATAAGTACTTTAGCAAAGTATTCAAAAAGTACTACGGCATTACACCAAATGACTACCGAGAAGGATTAGAGAAGGGATGA
- a CDS encoding ThuA domain-containing protein: MVNVLVWNENRHEQKSEKVRAVYPDGIHGAIASFLQAPEVQVETATLDEEQHGLTQERLDQTDVLVWWGHIAHDEVSDEVVERVRQRVLDGMGLIVLHSGHFSKIFKKLMGTSCDLKWREADEKERLWVVDPSHPIVEGIGEYIELEKEEMYGEHFDIPSPEQLVMMSWFEGGEVFRSGCTYTRGNGKIFYFRPGHETYPTYYNEKIQRVIQNAVQWAAPVKRERPVYGNAKPLENITVKA; encoded by the coding sequence ATGGTTAACGTTTTAGTTTGGAATGAAAACCGTCATGAACAAAAGAGTGAAAAAGTGAGAGCTGTCTATCCAGATGGTATTCATGGAGCGATTGCTTCCTTTTTACAAGCACCGGAAGTTCAAGTAGAGACGGCCACTTTAGATGAGGAACAACATGGTTTAACGCAAGAGCGATTAGATCAGACAGATGTTTTAGTTTGGTGGGGACATATTGCGCATGATGAAGTATCTGACGAAGTGGTGGAACGTGTTCGTCAACGTGTGTTAGATGGTATGGGACTTATTGTTTTACACTCTGGGCATTTCTCTAAAATTTTTAAGAAGCTGATGGGAACTTCCTGTGACTTAAAATGGAGAGAAGCAGATGAGAAAGAAAGGCTGTGGGTAGTAGATCCAAGTCATCCAATTGTAGAAGGAATTGGAGAGTATATCGAGCTAGAGAAAGAAGAAATGTACGGAGAGCACTTTGATATCCCATCTCCAGAACAGTTAGTCATGATGAGTTGGTTTGAAGGTGGAGAAGTATTCCGAAGTGGTTGTACGTATACACGAGGAAACGGGAAAATCTTCTACTTCCGACCAGGACATGAAACGTACCCAACTTATTATAATGAGAAAATTCAACGCGTTATTCAAAATGCAGTTCAGTGGGCAGCACCTGTAAAAAGAGAGAGACCAGTGTACGGAAACGCAAAACCATTAGAAAACATTACAGTGAAAGCATAA
- a CDS encoding Gfo/Idh/MocA family protein yields MTTLKIAVIGCGSIAKHRHMPEYDALETTKIVAVCDIVEERAQVFGELYDAKVYTDYKELLEDPTIDAVSVCTPNYLHAPISILALEKGKHVLCEKPMATSKKEAEAMIAAAENSGKKLMIAHNQRFVRSHEKARQMIASGELGKVYSFRSAFGHGGPEGWSADGADSWFFKKEQAFIGAMGDLGVHKTDLLRYVLGEEFVEVGAFVETSSKEGDVDDTAVCVLKTESGVIGTLAASWSYVSKEDNSTIIYGEKGILRLEDDPTHSLIAQYRNGEVVKYELGGIQTNDDGGQRSSGVIHHFVNSILTDTPPLITGEEGYKSLQVVLSALESSETKQIVKIS; encoded by the coding sequence ATGACTACGTTAAAAATTGCTGTTATCGGTTGTGGAAGTATTGCAAAGCACCGTCATATGCCTGAATATGATGCGTTAGAAACGACAAAGATTGTTGCGGTGTGTGACATTGTGGAAGAGCGTGCGCAAGTGTTTGGTGAATTGTATGATGCGAAAGTGTATACAGATTATAAAGAATTACTAGAAGATCCAACAATTGATGCAGTGAGTGTATGTACACCAAACTATCTTCATGCGCCGATTTCCATTTTAGCTTTAGAAAAAGGAAAACACGTCCTGTGTGAAAAGCCTATGGCGACTTCCAAAAAAGAAGCAGAAGCAATGATCGCAGCAGCAGAAAATAGTGGTAAAAAGCTAATGATTGCACATAATCAACGCTTTGTAAGATCGCATGAGAAAGCTCGTCAAATGATTGCTTCTGGAGAACTTGGAAAAGTATATAGCTTCCGTTCGGCTTTCGGTCACGGTGGACCAGAAGGATGGAGTGCAGATGGAGCGGACAGCTGGTTCTTCAAGAAGGAACAAGCATTTATCGGTGCGATGGGAGACCTAGGGGTACATAAAACGGATCTACTTCGCTACGTACTAGGTGAGGAATTCGTTGAAGTAGGAGCTTTCGTTGAGACGAGCTCCAAAGAAGGAGATGTAGATGACACAGCGGTTTGTGTACTGAAAACGGAAAGTGGCGTAATTGGTACGCTTGCTGCTAGCTGGTCTTACGTTTCCAAAGAGGATAACTCAACGATTATTTACGGAGAAAAGGGCATTTTACGTTTAGAAGATGACCCTACTCATTCTCTTATTGCTCAATACCGTAACGGAGAAGTAGTGAAGTATGAACTAGGTGGTATTCAAACTAATGATGACGGTGGCCAAAGAAGTTCTGGTGTCATTCACCATTTTGTAAACAGTATTTTGACAGACACACCACCATTAATTACTGGTGAAGAAGGATACAAATCTTTACAAGTGGTATTGTCAGCTCTAGAGTCTAGCGAAACGAAGCAAATCGTAAAAATCTCTTAA
- a CDS encoding Gfo/Idh/MocA family protein yields the protein MSKLRIGIVGVGGIAVGRHIPTFQQMNDSVEITAVYDVNEERAAQVAKDFDIPNVVKDLEDIFPLVDAVTICTPNKFHAEFTIAALHAGVHVFCEKPMAMTPDECERMREAEEKSGKVLSIAYHYRFMKEAQAAKNIMQEGVVGNPLVTRVKALRRRKVPGWGVFTNKELQGGGSLIDYGCHLLDLSLWLLGNPKPVEVLGRVYNSVSRKPNLLNEWGDINAESFSVDDHVTAFITFEDGSSLQFETSWAANIPDDEESISISGDLGGMDVFPVRIYKPSHGVWTNSDVTWMSGDDNPSVPQATNFVETCLGQAEQVVKSEEAATVSTIIDAIYRSHELGTSIKL from the coding sequence ATGTCTAAACTTCGAATCGGGATTGTTGGTGTCGGCGGAATTGCCGTCGGCCGCCACATCCCAACTTTTCAGCAAATGAATGATTCTGTAGAAATAACTGCGGTGTACGACGTGAATGAAGAACGAGCAGCACAAGTCGCAAAGGATTTCGATATTCCAAACGTGGTAAAAGATTTGGAAGATATCTTTCCTCTTGTAGATGCAGTCACCATCTGCACACCGAATAAATTTCATGCAGAATTCACTATAGCGGCTTTACACGCAGGTGTTCATGTCTTTTGTGAAAAGCCAATGGCGATGACACCAGATGAGTGTGAACGTATGAGGGAAGCAGAAGAGAAGTCTGGCAAAGTGCTCTCCATTGCTTACCATTACCGCTTTATGAAAGAAGCACAAGCTGCCAAAAACATCATGCAAGAAGGTGTGGTTGGAAATCCACTTGTGACAAGAGTAAAAGCGCTTCGCAGAAGGAAAGTACCTGGTTGGGGCGTATTTACAAATAAAGAACTACAGGGTGGCGGAAGTTTGATCGATTACGGCTGTCACTTATTGGATTTATCGCTTTGGCTCTTAGGAAATCCAAAGCCTGTGGAAGTGCTTGGCCGAGTATATAACTCTGTCAGTCGCAAACCTAATTTGTTGAATGAATGGGGAGACATCAACGCAGAATCATTTTCTGTAGATGATCATGTAACGGCATTTATCACGTTTGAGGACGGATCGTCACTGCAATTTGAAACATCTTGGGCTGCAAACATCCCAGATGACGAAGAGTCTATCAGCATTTCTGGTGATTTAGGTGGAATGGATGTATTCCCAGTTCGTATTTATAAACCAAGTCACGGTGTGTGGACTAACTCAGATGTTACTTGGATGAGTGGGGATGACAATCCAAGTGTTCCACAAGCGACAAATTTTGTAGAGACATGTTTAGGTCAGGCGGAGCAAGTAGTGAAATCAGAGGAAGCGGCAACGGTATCTACTATTATAGACGCGATTTACAGAAGTCATGAACTAGGCACAAGCATAAAACTGTAA